The proteins below are encoded in one region of Streptomyces cyanogenus:
- a CDS encoding ATP-dependent Clp protease proteolytic subunit, which yields MHRPAARHVLPEFSERTGNAVRTLDPYAKLFEDRIVFLGTPVDNAAASDVTAQLMYLEHAAPDRDITLYVNSPGGSFDAMAAIYDTMQYVSCDVVTYCLGQAGASAAVLLAAGAPGKRFALPGARMVIEQPALPEPVRGQPSDLLIQAEELLRTRATLERMLVRHTGRTPEQVHADLERDLVLDAAGAVAYGLVDGIVPGRRDTPGAPDAR from the coding sequence ATGCACCGACCGGCCGCCCGACACGTGCTGCCCGAGTTCAGCGAGCGCACCGGGAACGCCGTCCGCACACTCGACCCGTACGCGAAGCTCTTCGAGGACCGGATCGTCTTCCTCGGCACACCGGTCGACAACGCGGCGGCGAGCGATGTCACCGCGCAGCTGATGTACCTGGAACACGCGGCGCCGGACCGGGACATCACGCTGTACGTGAACTCGCCGGGCGGCTCCTTCGACGCCATGGCGGCGATCTACGACACCATGCAGTACGTCAGCTGCGACGTGGTGACCTACTGCCTGGGCCAGGCCGGCGCCTCCGCCGCGGTGCTGCTCGCGGCCGGCGCCCCGGGCAAGCGGTTCGCGCTGCCCGGCGCCCGCATGGTGATCGAGCAGCCCGCGCTGCCCGAACCGGTGCGCGGCCAGCCCAGCGACCTGCTCATCCAGGCCGAGGAGTTGCTCCGGACCCGGGCGACGCTGGAGCGGATGCTCGTCCGGCACACGGGGCGCACGCCCGAACAGGTCCACGCGGACCTCGAGCGTGACCTGGTCCTGGACGCCGCCGGGGCCGTCGCCTACGGTCTGGTGGACGGCATCGTGCCCGGCCGCCGGGACACGCCCGGCGCACCGGACGCGAGGTGA
- a CDS encoding C40 family peptidase, whose product MTALNRVPSLMARAGTASALTLAAVGGSIAVPGLATDASAATTATKALQIAASKKGAPYAWGATGPRRFDCSGLTLYSYKKAGKKLPRTAAQQYNKSHHISARNRKAGDLVFFHSGSSVYHVGIYAGHGKIWHAPKTGDVVKLQKIWTKSVWYGRVS is encoded by the coding sequence ATGACTGCGCTCAATCGTGTCCCGTCGCTGATGGCCCGGGCCGGCACGGCCTCGGCCCTCACCCTTGCCGCCGTGGGCGGCTCGATCGCGGTGCCCGGTCTCGCCACCGACGCCTCCGCCGCGACCACGGCGACGAAAGCACTCCAGATCGCTGCCTCCAAGAAGGGCGCCCCGTACGCCTGGGGAGCCACCGGACCGCGCAGGTTCGACTGCTCGGGGCTGACGCTCTACTCGTACAAGAAGGCCGGCAAGAAGCTGCCGCGCACCGCCGCCCAGCAGTACAACAAGTCGCACCACATCTCCGCCCGCAACCGCAAGGCGGGCGACCTGGTCTTCTTCCACTCGGGTTCCAGCGTCTACCACGTCGGCATCTACGCCGGCCACGGCAAGATCTGGCACGCCCCGAAGACCGGGGACGTGGTGAAGCTCCAGAAGATCTGGACGAAGAGCGTCTGGTACGGCCGGGTCAGCTGA
- a CDS encoding LysE family translocator has translation MDGQLIAFTGIAAGLVAMPGADFAVVVRNALVSRRAGVVCGLGIAGGLLVHTTLAVAGVAAVLVAVPTLFRALQLLGGAYVLHLGVRALRALRRPAAAPEETAAGTAHPLRQGFVTNVLNPKASLTFLSLLPQFVPAGSPALPRTLLLALIVCTLALVWFQLVALLVERLGRWLRRPRAARGLQAGTGAALTALGAALLLEPLLA, from the coding sequence ATGGACGGACAGCTCATCGCCTTCACCGGCATCGCCGCGGGCCTGGTCGCCATGCCGGGCGCGGACTTCGCCGTGGTCGTACGCAACGCGCTCGTCTCGCGCCGGGCCGGGGTGGTCTGCGGGCTCGGCATCGCCGGCGGGCTCCTGGTGCACACCACGCTGGCGGTGGCCGGCGTCGCCGCCGTCCTGGTCGCCGTACCCACGCTGTTCCGGGCGCTGCAACTGCTCGGCGGCGCCTATGTGCTGCACCTCGGAGTGCGCGCCCTGCGGGCCCTGCGGCGGCCCGCCGCGGCCCCCGAGGAGACCGCGGCCGGAACCGCCCACCCGCTCCGGCAGGGGTTCGTCACCAACGTGCTCAATCCGAAGGCCTCGCTGACCTTCCTGAGCCTGCTGCCCCAGTTCGTGCCCGCGGGCAGCCCCGCCCTGCCCCGGACCCTGCTGCTCGCGCTGATCGTGTGCACGCTGGCACTGGTCTGGTTCCAGCTGGTCGCCCTGCTGGTGGAGCGGCTCGGCAGGTGGCTGCGCCGGCCCCGGGCCGCCCGAGGGCTTCAGGCGGGCACCGGGGCGGCGCTGACGGCCCTGGGAGCGGCCCTGCTGCTGGAGCCGCTCCTGGCCTGA
- a CDS encoding LysR family transcriptional regulator — translation MYDPTRLAALVAVAEAGSITRAADRLGYTPPALSQQLAKLEREAGTALLVRHHRGARLTEAGEVLVAHARCVLDELERARHALARLTGLTGGALRLGTFPTAGVHLLPPALSAFRRAHPDVRLSVADYDPPAGVTAVAAGEVDLALTHTYHPAEPVPVPAAVRLEPVLVEELVLVTAPGHALGSAASRLPLAELAGQPLISMAPHHQARREIEALLAEVGATPALLVPTPGYAVVCALVSAGLGVAVVPEMVARTATTPVGMRPLEGGRLRRTISVAYRAEETNPAADAFRALLRGAFGRAGRSTGG, via the coding sequence ATGTACGACCCGACGCGCCTGGCCGCGCTGGTGGCGGTCGCGGAGGCCGGCTCGATCACCCGGGCCGCCGACCGGCTCGGCTACACGCCGCCCGCCCTCTCCCAGCAGCTGGCCAAGCTGGAGCGGGAGGCGGGCACGGCACTGCTGGTGCGCCACCATCGCGGGGCCCGGCTGACCGAGGCGGGCGAGGTGCTGGTGGCACACGCCCGGTGTGTGCTCGACGAGCTGGAGCGGGCCCGGCACGCACTGGCGCGGCTGACCGGGCTCACCGGCGGCGCGCTGCGGCTCGGCACCTTCCCGACCGCCGGGGTGCATCTGCTGCCGCCGGCGCTGAGCGCGTTCCGGCGGGCGCATCCCGACGTACGCCTCTCGGTCGCGGACTACGACCCCCCGGCCGGGGTCACGGCGGTGGCCGCCGGCGAGGTGGACCTCGCGCTCACCCACACGTACCACCCGGCCGAACCCGTCCCGGTGCCGGCGGCGGTGCGGCTGGAGCCGGTGCTGGTGGAGGAGCTGGTGCTGGTGACCGCTCCGGGGCACGCGCTCGGCAGTGCCGCGTCCCGGCTGCCGCTGGCGGAGCTGGCCGGCCAGCCGCTGATCAGCATGGCGCCGCACCACCAGGCCCGGCGGGAGATCGAGGCGCTGCTCGCCGAGGTGGGCGCCACGCCGGCGCTGCTGGTGCCGACGCCCGGGTACGCCGTGGTGTGCGCGCTGGTCAGTGCCGGGCTCGGGGTGGCCGTCGTACCGGAGATGGTGGCGCGGACCGCGACCACGCCGGTGGGGATGCGGCCCCTGGAGGGCGGCCGGCTGCGGCGCACGATCTCGGTGGCGTACCGCGCAGAGGAGACGAATCCGGCCGCGGACGCCTTTCGCGCGCTGCTGCGGGGGGCGTTCGGGCGGGCGGGGAGAAGCACGGGCGGCTGA
- a CDS encoding ATP-binding protein, protein MADHLEASVTLPSDPASVSAARAYVVGTLAEWGLPSDTETADTVRLIVSELATNAVQHTFGQSPTFTVDVALHHDEHLRIGVTDSHPRFPKRLPAAVQQDNGRGLVIIRWLTAECGGRLRIRPTREGGKTVSIELPWSLPAAPVPAGRPE, encoded by the coding sequence ATGGCAGACCATCTGGAAGCATCCGTCACTCTGCCGAGCGATCCCGCCTCGGTCTCCGCCGCCCGCGCCTACGTCGTGGGCACCCTCGCGGAGTGGGGCCTGCCGTCCGACACCGAGACGGCCGACACCGTCCGGCTCATCGTCTCCGAACTCGCCACGAACGCCGTACAGCACACCTTCGGCCAGTCACCCACCTTCACGGTCGATGTCGCGCTGCACCATGACGAACACCTGCGCATCGGCGTCACGGACAGCCATCCCCGCTTCCCGAAGAGACTGCCCGCCGCCGTCCAGCAGGACAACGGGCGCGGCCTGGTCATCATCCGCTGGCTCACCGCCGAGTGCGGCGGCAGACTCCGTATCCGCCCCACCCGCGAGGGCGGCAAGACCGTCTCCATCGAACTCCCCTGGAGCCTCCCGGCCGCACCGGTCCCGGCGGGCCGCCCGGAGTAG
- a CDS encoding helix-turn-helix domain-containing protein — protein MQNGPAVRRRKLGAELRTLRTGAGLTSGDAARLVGWHQSKVSRIETGASGVKPADLRLLLDAYGVRDRHLRELLLMLAGSEDAGGRHRWWHAYRGVLPPTYRDFISLESQASVMRTLETTVVPGLLQTAEYARAVTRAAVKDLDEERLDALVEVRLARQDVLRSNPPLVLSAVLDEAVLRREVGGPGVMNRQLERLMEAARLPQVRLQVLPFAAGAHVGLTGPFVIFSFPSTSDLDVVVLDQLTSSLYLERKEDLMAYSEAFNALQFHALSPEESLDYIAGIGDGA, from the coding sequence ATGCAGAACGGTCCGGCGGTGCGGCGCCGCAAACTGGGCGCCGAACTGCGCACGCTGCGTACCGGCGCTGGGCTCACGAGCGGTGACGCGGCCCGGCTGGTCGGCTGGCACCAGTCGAAGGTGAGCCGTATCGAGACCGGCGCCAGCGGCGTGAAACCGGCCGATCTGCGGTTACTGCTGGACGCCTACGGGGTGCGGGACAGACATCTGCGCGAGTTGCTGCTGATGCTGGCGGGGTCGGAGGACGCGGGCGGCCGGCACCGCTGGTGGCACGCCTACCGCGGGGTGCTGCCGCCCACGTACCGCGATTTCATCAGCCTGGAGTCGCAGGCCAGCGTCATGCGCACCCTGGAGACGACGGTCGTGCCCGGGCTGCTGCAGACCGCCGAGTACGCCCGCGCGGTGACCCGGGCGGCCGTGAAGGACCTGGACGAGGAGCGCCTGGACGCGCTGGTGGAGGTCCGTCTGGCCAGGCAGGACGTACTCCGTTCGAACCCGCCGCTGGTGCTGAGCGCCGTACTGGACGAGGCGGTGCTGCGCCGCGAGGTGGGCGGTCCGGGGGTGATGAACCGGCAGCTGGAGCGGCTGATGGAGGCGGCGCGCCTGCCCCAGGTACGGCTGCAGGTCCTGCCGTTCGCCGCGGGAGCGCATGTCGGCCTCACCGGGCCTTTCGTTATCTTCTCATTTCCGAGCACTTCTGATCTGGATGTGGTTGTTCTCGACCAGTTGACGAGTAGCCTCTACCTGGAACGGAAAGAAGACCTGATGGCCTACTCCGAGGCCTTCAACGCCCTTCAGTTCCACGCCCTTTCCCCCGAGGAATCGTTGGACTACATCGCCGGGATAGGTGACGGCGCGTAA
- a CDS encoding DUF397 domain-containing protein produces MSALPRNVPASTDLHDVRWLRSSYSTGANNCVETARPRSGPGAGLLAVRDSKQPSGPALLFSLASWTGFLTAL; encoded by the coding sequence ATGTCAGCCCTGCCTCGGAACGTCCCTGCCAGTACCGACCTGCACGACGTGCGCTGGCTGCGCAGCAGCTACAGCACCGGAGCCAACAACTGCGTGGAGACGGCACGGCCGCGCTCCGGCCCTGGGGCCGGACTGCTCGCCGTGCGCGACTCGAAGCAGCCGTCCGGGCCCGCCCTGCTCTTCTCCCTCGCGAGCTGGACGGGCTTCCTGACCGCACTCTGA
- a CDS encoding 8-amino-7-oxononanoate synthase, with product MAFGWIDQQAEARRRAGLVRTLRPRPADSPLLDLASNDYLGLARHPEVTEGAAAAARTWGGGATGSRLVTGTTGLHTELERALADFCGFEAALVFSSGYAANLAAVTALGPHGSLIVSDAGNHASLIDGCRLARGERQVVGHADPEAVRKALAAHEGPAIAVSDTVFSVDGDKAPLAEVAAACREHGAGLVVDDAHGLGVLGDGGRGAPYEAGLAGAEDVVVTATLSKSLGSQGGVVLGPARVIDHLVNAARTFIFDTGLAPAAAGAALAALRLLEREPGRAARAREVAAELHGRLTAAGLEAVRPDAAVVSVRAPSPEQAVRWAADCRTAGLAVGCFRPPSVPDGISRLRLTARADLSGAEIERAVRVIGETRP from the coding sequence ATGGCGTTCGGCTGGATCGACCAGCAGGCCGAGGCGCGCCGCCGCGCCGGACTCGTGCGCACCCTGCGCCCGCGCCCCGCCGACTCGCCGCTGCTGGACCTGGCGAGCAACGACTACCTGGGCCTGGCCCGCCACCCCGAGGTCACCGAGGGCGCGGCCGCGGCCGCCCGGACCTGGGGCGGCGGCGCCACCGGTTCCCGGCTGGTCACCGGCACCACCGGGCTGCACACGGAGCTGGAGCGCGCGCTCGCGGACTTCTGCGGGTTCGAGGCGGCCCTGGTGTTCTCCTCCGGGTACGCCGCCAACCTGGCCGCGGTCACCGCGCTCGGCCCGCACGGCTCGCTCATCGTCTCCGACGCGGGCAACCACGCCTCCCTCATCGACGGCTGCCGGCTCGCCCGTGGCGAGCGGCAGGTCGTCGGGCACGCCGATCCGGAGGCCGTGCGCAAGGCCCTGGCCGCGCACGAGGGCCCGGCGATCGCCGTGTCCGACACGGTGTTCTCCGTCGACGGCGACAAGGCCCCGCTGGCCGAGGTGGCCGCGGCCTGCCGGGAGCACGGTGCGGGACTGGTCGTGGACGACGCGCACGGACTGGGCGTACTGGGTGACGGCGGCCGGGGCGCGCCGTACGAGGCCGGGCTGGCGGGCGCCGAGGACGTGGTCGTCACGGCCACCCTGTCCAAGTCGCTGGGCAGTCAGGGCGGTGTGGTGCTGGGCCCGGCCCGGGTGATCGACCACCTGGTCAACGCGGCCCGGACGTTCATCTTCGACACGGGGCTGGCGCCGGCGGCGGCCGGTGCCGCGCTGGCGGCGCTGCGGCTGCTGGAGCGCGAGCCCGGCCGGGCGGCGCGGGCCCGGGAGGTGGCCGCGGAACTGCACGGGCGGCTGACCGCCGCGGGTCTGGAGGCGGTGCGTCCGGACGCCGCGGTGGTCTCCGTGCGGGCTCCGTCCCCGGAGCAGGCGGTGCGCTGGGCGGCCGACTGCCGTACGGCGGGACTGGCCGTGGGCTGTTTCCGCCCTCCCTCCGTGCCCGACGGCATCTCCCGGCTGCGGCTGACCGCCCGCGCGGACCTGTCCGGGGCGGAGATCGAACGCGCTGTACGAGTCATCGGCGAAACGCGACCATGA